In Longimicrobium sp., the genomic stretch TGGTCGACGACGCCATCGAGAACGGCCGCCTGCGCGACGGGATGATCATCGTGGAGCCCACCAGCGGCAACACGGGGATCGGCGTGGCGTACGCCGCGGCGGCGCGCGGCTTCCGCTGCATCTTCACCATGCCCGAGACAATGACGGTGGAGCGCCGCAACCTGCTGCGCGCGCTGGGCGCCCGCGTGGTGCTGACCGAGGGGCCCAAGGGGATGAAGGGCGCCATCGCGCGCGCCGAGGAGATCCTCTCCCGCCTGGGCGACGGAGCGTGGATGCCGCGCCAGTTCGACAACCCGGCCAACCCGCGCATCCACTACCGCACCACGGGGCCGGAGATCTGGGAGGACACGCAGGGGCGCGTGGACGTGTTCGTCTCCGGCATCGGCACCGGGGGGACGATCACCGGCGCGGGGCGCTACCTGAAGGAGCGCAACTCCGCGATCCGGGTGGTGGCGGTGGAGCCCGCGGAAAGCCCGGTGCTCTCGGGCGGCGAGCCGGCGCCGCACAAGCAGGCGGGGATCGGCGCGGGGTTCGTCCCCGGCCTGCTCGACACGTCGGTGTACGACGAGATCGTCAAGGTCACGAACGACGACGCCATCGCCACCACGCGGCGGCTGGCGCGCGAGGAGGCCATCTTCGCGGGGATCTCGTCCGGCTCCATCACCTGGGCGGCGCTGCAGATCGCCTCGCGGCCCGAGATGGAGGGGAAGCTGATCGTCTCCATCATCTGCGACTTCGGCGAGCGCTACCTCTCCAA encodes the following:
- the cysK gene encoding cysteine synthase A — protein: MPRKRIYRDVTETFGDTPLIQLNRIAAGLPGRIVVKHEGYNPFNSVKDRIGAAMVDDAIENGRLRDGMIIVEPTSGNTGIGVAYAAAARGFRCIFTMPETMTVERRNLLRALGARVVLTEGPKGMKGAIARAEEILSRLGDGAWMPRQFDNPANPRIHYRTTGPEIWEDTQGRVDVFVSGIGTGGTITGAGRYLKERNSAIRVVAVEPAESPVLSGGEPAPHKQAGIGAGFVPGLLDTSVYDEIVKVTNDDAIATTRRLAREEAIFAGISSGSITWAALQIASRPEMEGKLIVSIICDFGERYLSNPVYAELPDADWSDVEEALEVPEPVPA